In a single window of the Planctomycetia bacterium genome:
- a CDS encoding nuclear transport factor 2 family protein: protein MLSSLAACASGCRSPDYAEITSVLESQQAAWNVGDIDGFMKGYWKSDNLVFSTPDGDTHGWQATLDRYKSRYATPEQMGKLSFSRLTVARPTPDTAEVSGVYRLELSDGVKSGRFYLHMRQIEGQWVIVRDRTVADPNTPN from the coding sequence GTGCTCTCGTCGCTTGCGGCCTGCGCCTCCGGCTGCCGGTCTCCCGACTACGCGGAAATTACAAGCGTCCTGGAGTCGCAGCAGGCGGCCTGGAATGTCGGCGACATCGACGGCTTCATGAAGGGCTACTGGAAGTCGGACAACCTGGTCTTCTCCACGCCCGACGGCGATACGCACGGCTGGCAGGCGACCCTCGATCGCTACAAGTCGCGCTATGCGACGCCCGAACAGATGGGAAAGCTCAGCTTCTCGCGGCTGACGGTCGCGCGGCCGACGCCTGACACGGCCGAGGTCTCCGGCGTGTACCGGCTCGAACTCTCAGACGGCGTCAAGTCGGGCCGGTTCTACCTGCACATGCGCCAGATCGAAGGGCAATGGGTCATCGTCCGCGATCGCACGGTGGCTGATCCCAATACGCCGAACTAA
- a CDS encoding alginate export family protein, translating into MHRRRTALTLACATIVLHGFGTTSLGQMALDSGPSNAFLERQRALTRENDAKVQRELPVSQRLRVDYGGWFNNYFFLFDDGFNSSRTLRQYELRLWASLSADRGIHTGYVRGRGTYLDWNAGDSFTRNEDDLDGFNLERGWYEFDFAKALRLYELNQAPYEFKVKVGRDLVNAGTGYAISLPLDHVQVKGEVAHFETTFIYGRTPSSTPNIDRSRPVADHSDRDFWIIEERYKGWDKHEPFAYVAWQNDSTSEDPPRFLQNYDYNSAYIGWGSTGELIDNLRYGTEWVIERGSSFGDRRFLYTDEIKAWAFDQKLDYYFRHKTKPVLSAEYMFASGDSNRLGSPTNAEGGNRNDYVDRSFSGFGFRDTGLSFAPRLSNIHIWRLGGAFRPLPDVEAAKELELGADYYLYYKNKSVAAVSDVLADERSGYLGWEMDYYANYRIFSDLSWTVRFGTFFPGSAFSDQTTRTFLLTGVTWSF; encoded by the coding sequence TTGCACCGTCGTCGAACAGCCTTAACTCTCGCCTGTGCGACGATTGTGTTGCACGGTTTCGGCACGACCTCGCTGGGCCAGATGGCCCTGGATTCCGGCCCCTCCAATGCATTCCTGGAAAGACAGCGGGCACTGACGCGCGAAAACGATGCGAAGGTGCAGCGCGAACTGCCCGTTTCGCAGCGGCTTCGGGTCGATTACGGCGGTTGGTTCAACAATTACTTTTTCCTGTTCGATGACGGATTCAACAGCAGCCGAACGCTCCGACAATACGAGCTTCGCCTGTGGGCGTCGCTGAGCGCCGATCGCGGCATTCATACCGGCTACGTTCGCGGGCGCGGCACCTATCTGGATTGGAACGCCGGGGACAGCTTCACGCGAAACGAAGATGACCTCGACGGGTTCAATCTCGAGCGCGGATGGTACGAGTTCGACTTCGCCAAGGCCCTGCGCCTCTATGAACTGAACCAGGCGCCTTACGAGTTCAAGGTGAAAGTCGGGCGCGATCTGGTCAATGCCGGAACGGGCTACGCTATCAGTCTGCCGCTGGACCATGTCCAGGTGAAGGGCGAAGTGGCGCACTTTGAGACCACTTTCATCTACGGCCGCACGCCCTCCAGCACGCCGAATATCGATCGCAGCAGGCCCGTCGCCGATCACAGCGATCGAGACTTCTGGATCATCGAGGAGCGCTACAAGGGCTGGGACAAGCACGAGCCGTTCGCATACGTCGCATGGCAGAACGACAGCACCAGCGAAGACCCGCCGAGATTTCTTCAGAATTACGACTACAACTCGGCCTATATCGGCTGGGGATCGACCGGTGAGTTGATTGACAATCTGCGCTACGGCACGGAGTGGGTCATAGAACGCGGCTCAAGCTTTGGTGACCGACGTTTCCTTTACACCGACGAGATCAAGGCCTGGGCCTTCGATCAGAAGCTGGACTACTACTTCAGACACAAGACCAAGCCGGTGCTGTCGGCGGAGTACATGTTTGCCAGCGGTGACTCCAATCGCCTCGGCAGCCCGACCAATGCCGAGGGCGGCAACCGAAACGACTACGTCGATCGAAGCTTTTCCGGATTCGGCTTCCGCGATACGGGCCTTTCTTTTGCCCCGCGACTCTCGAACATCCACATCTGGAGACTGGGCGGCGCCTTCCGCCCGCTGCCCGACGTTGAAGCGGCCAAAGAGCTCGAATTAGGGGCGGATTACTATCTCTATTACAAGAATAAGAGCGTCGCGGCGGTCAGCGACGTCCTGGCCGATGAGCGTTCCGGCTACCTCGGATGGGAAATGGACTATTACGCCAACTATCGTATTTTCAGTGACTTATCGTGGACAGTCCGTTTCGGGACCTTCTTTCCTGGCTCGGCATTTTCCGATCAAACGACACGGACGTTTCTCCTCACGGGCGTGACATGGTCGTTCTAA
- a CDS encoding endonuclease/exonuclease/phosphatase family protein: MMRAWRFAFLSVLLTPTILWAGDEILPSDAGLPVVDWKEAPKYMDKEVIVQGRIVQGRNIGRITFLNFDSARTFTAVVHKENYKNFTKPAEQVYPGKLVRIRGIISAYQGKPQIDVSRPEQVTILEKELPLREAPTHKAGEFNGTVTVATFNVLNLFDEYDDPYHADEGTPAKPKAELERLAATIRKVNADVIALEEIENRGYLERFNAAMLADLGYQHVVCFDSNDRRGIDCAILSRLPVGPVTSYRHLQFSDGSGGQMSFSRDLLRARIEPPDCKAFDLFVIHYKSKRGGAAQTEKARVAECTKTREIFDEILKDDPKAMFLICGDFNDTFDSKPLKVLRGAGATALVDFTKELPEKASSYNRMRNDSVIDFILASPAMAKTHVVGSYKIIPGTVETAGSDHNPVVTQFKLR; this comes from the coding sequence ATGATGCGTGCATGGCGGTTTGCGTTCCTTTCGGTGCTTTTGACTCCCACGATCCTGTGGGCTGGTGATGAAATCCTCCCGTCCGACGCCGGTCTTCCGGTTGTCGATTGGAAGGAAGCCCCGAAATATATGGACAAGGAGGTCATTGTTCAGGGGCGTATCGTTCAGGGTCGCAACATCGGTCGGATCACGTTCTTGAATTTCGACAGCGCCCGCACCTTCACGGCTGTCGTGCATAAGGAGAATTACAAGAACTTCACCAAGCCTGCCGAACAGGTGTACCCCGGAAAATTGGTGCGTATCCGCGGCATCATCAGCGCCTACCAGGGCAAGCCGCAGATCGACGTCTCCAGGCCCGAGCAGGTGACGATCCTCGAAAAGGAACTGCCGCTTCGGGAGGCCCCGACGCACAAGGCCGGCGAGTTCAACGGGACGGTCACCGTAGCGACGTTCAATGTGCTCAATCTTTTCGATGAATACGACGACCCCTATCACGCCGACGAAGGAACGCCGGCCAAGCCGAAGGCGGAACTGGAGCGTCTCGCGGCAACGATCCGCAAGGTGAATGCCGACGTGATCGCCCTCGAAGAGATTGAAAACAGGGGCTATTTGGAGCGTTTTAATGCCGCCATGCTCGCCGATCTCGGCTATCAGCACGTGGTCTGTTTTGACAGCAACGATCGGCGGGGAATCGACTGCGCCATCTTGTCACGGCTGCCCGTCGGGCCGGTGACGTCGTATCGCCACCTGCAATTCAGCGACGGCTCCGGCGGACAAATGTCCTTCAGCCGCGACCTGCTTCGGGCCCGCATTGAGCCGCCGGACTGCAAGGCATTCGATCTTTTCGTGATTCACTACAAGAGCAAGCGGGGCGGCGCGGCGCAGACGGAAAAGGCCCGGGTCGCGGAATGCACGAAGACACGGGAGATTTTCGACGAGATTCTCAAGGATGATCCGAAGGCGATGTTCCTGATCTGCGGCGATTTCAACGACACCTTCGACAGCAAGCCGCTGAAGGTGCTGCGTGGTGCCGGCGCTACGGCACTGGTTGATTTCACGAAGGAACTGCCCGAAAAAGCCAGCAGCTATAACCGCATGCGGAACGACAGCGTGATTGATTTCATCCTCGCCTCGCCGGCCATGGCAAAGACTCACGTCGTCGGTTCCTACAAGATCATTCCCGGAACCGTCGAGACCGCCGGCTCGGATCACAACCCGGTCGTGACGCAGTTCAAGCTCCGGTGA
- a CDS encoding acetyl-CoA carboxylase carboxyltransferase subunit beta: MRHRGGPCTLRTTLRIDRAMAKKVEVPEGLWMRCDGCAKMIFKKVLEEKLRVCPECSYHYRVDARTRVQQLVDPETFEETNPSLVSTNPLGWSDSTAYPTRLANAREKTGLSEAVLTGRAYIKGRAVVLAVMDPFFVMGSMGSVVGEKITAAIELGTDESLPVIIVTCSGGARMQEGLVSLMQMAKTSAAIARHDDAGGLYITVMTDPTTAGVAASFAFLGDVLIAEPKAMIGFAGPRVIWNTVKAELPEGFQTAEFMLEHGYVDRIVDRVNLRTEIARIIDYCGK, translated from the coding sequence ATGCGACATCGCGGCGGCCCTTGCACGCTGCGAACCACTCTTAGGATTGATCGCGCTATGGCTAAGAAAGTCGAAGTACCCGAAGGTCTTTGGATGCGCTGCGACGGCTGCGCGAAGATGATCTTCAAGAAAGTGCTTGAAGAGAAGCTTCGGGTTTGTCCGGAGTGCAGCTACCACTATCGGGTGGACGCCCGGACACGGGTTCAGCAGCTTGTCGATCCGGAGACGTTTGAAGAGACGAATCCCTCGCTTGTATCCACGAACCCGCTGGGCTGGTCGGACAGCACGGCCTATCCGACGCGCCTGGCCAATGCCCGGGAGAAGACCGGCCTGTCCGAGGCGGTGCTGACGGGTCGGGCCTATATCAAGGGCCGGGCCGTCGTGCTGGCGGTGATGGACCCGTTCTTTGTTATGGGCTCGATGGGTTCGGTGGTGGGCGAGAAGATCACGGCGGCGATCGAGCTGGGGACGGACGAGTCGCTCCCGGTGATTATCGTGACCTGTTCGGGCGGGGCGCGGATGCAGGAGGGGCTGGTGAGCCTCATGCAGATGGCCAAGACCTCCGCGGCCATTGCCCGGCACGATGACGCCGGCGGGCTCTATATCACTGTGATGACCGACCCGACGACGGCGGGCGTCGCGGCCAGCTTTGCCTTTCTGGGGGACGTCCTGATCGCGGAACCGAAGGCCATGATCGGCTTTGCCGGGCCGCGGGTTATCTGGAACACGGTCAAGGCCGAGCTTCCGGAAGGATTTCAGACGGCCGAGTTCATGCTTGAGCACGGCTACGTCGATCGGATCGTCGATCGGGTCAATCTGCGGACGGAGATTGCCCGAATCATCGACTACTGCGGCAAATAA
- a CDS encoding PD40 domain-containing protein, with translation MISRFLRIHLAVLALATSVAVAAPTDAHRPHAGMLRFPDVSATHIVFAYANDLWIVSREGGLALPLAGPPGQELAPKFSPDGKTIAFVGNYEGNRDLYTLPTGGGVSQRVTYHPSTEQLCDWTPDGGLLYMTSGFAGLPRQQQLYTVPVTGGLPTQVPVPYGANGAISDDGTWLAYTPHSRDFRTWKRYRGGMATDVWLFNLKTNESKKITNWEGTDTLPMWHGKTVYYLSDAGAEHRLNIWSYDTTSGKTEQVTKIADYDVKWPSMGPGANGQGEIVYQKGAELFLLDLGTKASKAVTVDIPGDRPKLRPKQVDAGDFVGSWNISSTGKRAVLEARGDIWTVPAKEGAPRRLTRTSGIAERDAIWSPDGKQIAYLSDETGEYDVYVRSADGKGESRRVTADGNCYRYMDGWSPDSKYVTFADKTGALYLCTMESGATKLIDKDPWTNRLGAAWSHDSRWIAYSRTGDNQQGAIWLYNVETGEKHQVTSGMFNDKSPAFDRKGEFLYFASNREFSSPIYEDLGNSWVYAEMDRLHAVPLRKDVKSPLAPKSDEEKPEEKDGKDKKDGDEKDGDKADEKKDAEEDGEEKGKDDEKDGEKDKDKKKDDKPVVIDLDGFEARAFQLPVERGNFGGLSVNDKGQLMYIRSGARGRPDSKASLRLFDMNDEKADKKEEKTVASDVRGYGISADGKKLIVRKEGKSFYIVDAAADQKLEKGVPMAGMGIDVDPREEWRQIFNEAWRLHRDFFYVANMHGVDWPAVRKQYEVMLADCSSREGLTYIIGEMISELNVGHAYVRGSGDGEKEPSVAVGLLGCDYALENGAYRITKIYEGAPWDSDARSPLKQPGSVVNEGDYLLAVNGVPVDEARDPWSALEGMAGLNVTLTVSENATLDDKAREVVVKPEGSEAGLRYRAWIEKNRAYVAEKTDGRVGYIYVPNTGVDGQNDLVRQFYGQVDRKALIIDERWNGGGQIPTRFIELLNRPNTNYWARRDGNDWPWPPDAQQGPKCMLINGLAGSGGDMFPWLFRFNKMGKLIGMRTWGGLVGISGNPSFVDGGDTNVPTFGFYENDGTWGVEGHGVDPDIEVIDDPGKMAGGKDVQLDAAISHMLEELERNPYTPPKRPQAPDRSGMGLKREDQ, from the coding sequence GTGATTTCTCGATTCCTGCGGATTCATCTTGCCGTTCTTGCCCTTGCAACGAGTGTCGCCGTGGCGGCACCGACGGATGCGCATCGTCCGCACGCCGGGATGCTGCGCTTCCCGGATGTGAGCGCGACGCACATCGTCTTTGCCTATGCGAACGATCTGTGGATTGTGTCGCGCGAGGGCGGTCTTGCGCTTCCGCTGGCAGGTCCTCCGGGGCAGGAGCTTGCGCCGAAGTTCAGCCCGGACGGGAAGACAATTGCGTTCGTGGGTAATTACGAGGGCAATCGTGATCTGTACACGCTGCCGACGGGCGGCGGCGTATCGCAGCGCGTGACGTATCACCCGTCGACAGAGCAGCTTTGCGACTGGACGCCGGACGGCGGGCTTTTGTACATGACGAGCGGCTTCGCGGGATTGCCTCGGCAGCAGCAGCTTTACACCGTGCCGGTGACGGGCGGATTGCCGACGCAGGTGCCTGTGCCGTATGGGGCGAATGGAGCGATCAGTGACGACGGCACGTGGCTGGCTTACACGCCGCACAGCCGGGACTTTCGCACGTGGAAGCGATATCGCGGCGGCATGGCGACGGATGTGTGGCTGTTTAATCTGAAGACGAACGAGTCGAAGAAGATCACGAACTGGGAGGGCACCGATACGCTGCCGATGTGGCACGGGAAGACGGTGTATTACCTCTCGGACGCGGGGGCGGAGCATCGGCTGAACATCTGGTCGTACGACACGACGAGCGGCAAGACCGAGCAGGTCACGAAGATCGCCGACTATGACGTGAAGTGGCCATCGATGGGGCCGGGGGCGAACGGGCAGGGGGAGATTGTCTATCAGAAGGGGGCGGAGCTTTTCCTGCTCGACCTTGGGACGAAGGCGAGCAAGGCGGTCACGGTGGATATTCCCGGCGATCGTCCGAAGCTGCGACCGAAGCAGGTGGATGCGGGAGATTTCGTGGGGTCGTGGAACATCTCTTCCACGGGGAAGCGGGCAGTGCTGGAGGCGCGCGGCGATATCTGGACGGTGCCCGCGAAGGAGGGTGCGCCGCGACGACTGACGCGGACGAGCGGTATTGCGGAGCGCGACGCCATCTGGAGCCCCGACGGGAAGCAGATCGCGTATCTGTCGGATGAGACGGGCGAGTACGACGTGTATGTGCGGTCGGCGGACGGCAAGGGCGAGTCGCGGCGGGTGACGGCGGACGGCAATTGCTATCGGTATATGGATGGCTGGTCGCCGGATTCGAAGTACGTCACGTTCGCGGACAAGACGGGCGCGCTTTATCTCTGCACGATGGAGAGCGGGGCGACGAAGCTGATTGACAAGGACCCGTGGACGAATCGGCTGGGCGCGGCGTGGTCGCACGATTCGCGGTGGATTGCGTATTCGCGGACGGGAGATAATCAGCAGGGGGCGATCTGGCTTTACAACGTCGAGACGGGCGAGAAGCATCAGGTCACGAGCGGGATGTTCAACGACAAGTCGCCGGCGTTCGATCGCAAGGGCGAGTTTCTTTACTTTGCGAGCAATCGTGAGTTTTCGTCGCCTATTTATGAAGATCTGGGCAACTCCTGGGTTTATGCGGAGATGGATCGGCTGCACGCCGTGCCGCTGCGGAAAGATGTGAAGTCTCCGCTGGCGCCGAAGAGCGATGAGGAGAAGCCGGAGGAAAAGGACGGCAAGGACAAGAAGGACGGCGACGAGAAGGACGGCGATAAAGCGGATGAGAAGAAGGACGCCGAGGAAGATGGCGAGGAAAAGGGCAAGGATGACGAGAAGGACGGAGAGAAGGATAAGGACAAGAAGAAGGACGACAAGCCGGTGGTCATCGACCTCGACGGCTTTGAGGCGCGGGCGTTTCAATTGCCGGTGGAGCGCGGGAACTTCGGCGGATTGTCGGTGAATGACAAGGGGCAGTTGATGTACATTCGATCGGGCGCGCGCGGGCGGCCGGATTCGAAGGCGTCGCTGCGGCTCTTCGACATGAACGACGAGAAGGCGGACAAGAAAGAGGAGAAGACGGTCGCCTCGGATGTTCGCGGATACGGCATCAGCGCCGACGGGAAGAAGCTGATCGTGCGCAAGGAGGGCAAGTCGTTTTACATCGTCGATGCGGCGGCGGATCAGAAGCTGGAGAAGGGCGTGCCGATGGCGGGGATGGGGATCGACGTCGATCCGCGCGAGGAGTGGCGACAGATCTTCAACGAGGCGTGGCGACTGCATCGCGACTTCTTTTATGTGGCAAACATGCACGGGGTGGACTGGCCGGCGGTGCGCAAGCAATACGAGGTGATGCTGGCCGATTGCTCGTCGCGCGAGGGCCTGACGTACATCATTGGGGAGATGATTTCCGAGCTTAACGTCGGGCATGCGTACGTGCGCGGCTCGGGTGATGGCGAGAAGGAGCCGAGCGTCGCCGTGGGCCTGTTGGGCTGCGACTACGCTCTGGAGAACGGGGCTTACCGGATCACGAAGATTTACGAGGGCGCGCCGTGGGACAGCGATGCGCGGAGTCCGCTCAAGCAGCCGGGCAGCGTTGTGAATGAGGGAGACTATCTGCTGGCGGTGAACGGCGTGCCGGTGGATGAGGCGCGCGATCCGTGGTCGGCGCTGGAGGGGATGGCGGGCTTGAACGTGACGCTGACGGTGAGCGAGAACGCGACGCTGGATGACAAGGCGCGCGAGGTGGTCGTGAAGCCGGAGGGCAGCGAGGCGGGGCTGCGGTATCGGGCGTGGATCGAGAAGAATCGGGCCTATGTGGCCGAGAAGACCGACGGGCGGGTCGGTTACATCTATGTGCCGAATACCGGTGTCGACGGTCAGAACGATCTGGTGCGTCAGTTTTACGGGCAGGTCGATCGCAAGGCGCTGATCATCGACGAGCGGTGGAACGGCGGCGGGCAGATACCGACGCGGTTCATCGAGCTGCTCAATCGTCCGAACACGAACTACTGGGCGCGGCGCGACGGCAACGACTGGCCGTGGCCGCCGGATGCGCAGCAAGGGCCCAAGTGCATGCTGATCAACGGGCTGGCGGGCAGCGGCGGCGACATGTTCCCGTGGCTGTTCCGGTTTAACAAGATGGGCAAGCTGATCGGCATGCGCACGTGGGGCGGGCTGGTCGGCATCAGCGGCAATCCGTCGTTTGTCGATGGCGGTGACACGAATGTGCCGACGTTTGGGTTTTACGAGAATGACGGGACGTGGGGCGTAGAGGGTCACGGCGTCGACCCGGACATCGAGGTGATCGACGATCCGGGCAAGATGGCTGGGGGGAAGGATGTCCAACTGGACGCGGCGATCTCGCACATGCTGGAAGAGCTGGAGCGGAATCCGTATACGCCGCCGAAGCGGCCGCAGGCGCCGGATCGCAGCGGGATGGGGCTGAAAAGGGAAGATCAATAG
- a CDS encoding HAD family hydrolase codes for MTSNTAQPSHHDSHRPSVFLDRDHTLIDDPGYINDPSQVFLLPGVGQAISKLRAAGYLAVVVTNQSGLARGRITESQLSAVHVRLMELLKAEGTALDAIYHCPYLPGDEAIVEKYRRDSDLRKPRPGMLLAAAKDLKIDLSRSWMIGDSARDIQAGRAAGCRTILIGRADSKAHEVDHVAPDLPSAVEIVLSFSLRT; via the coding sequence ATGACCTCCAACACGGCCCAACCCAGCCATCACGACTCCCATCGCCCCTCTGTCTTCCTCGATCGCGATCACACCCTCATCGATGACCCCGGCTACATCAACGACCCGTCACAGGTCTTCCTCCTCCCCGGCGTCGGCCAGGCGATCTCGAAACTCCGCGCTGCCGGCTACCTCGCCGTGGTCGTCACCAATCAATCCGGCCTCGCCCGCGGCCGCATCACCGAGTCCCAGTTGTCGGCCGTTCATGTTCGCCTGATGGAATTGCTCAAAGCCGAAGGAACGGCCCTCGACGCCATCTACCACTGCCCCTACCTGCCCGGCGACGAGGCCATCGTCGAGAAGTACCGCCGTGACAGCGACCTCCGCAAGCCCAGGCCCGGAATGCTCCTCGCGGCGGCAAAGGATTTGAAAATCGATCTGAGTCGATCGTGGATGATCGGCGACTCCGCCCGCGACATCCAGGCCGGCCGCGCGGCGGGCTGCCGGACGATTCTCATCGGCAGGGCCGATTCAAAGGCCCACGAAGTCGATCATGTCGCGCCGGACTTGCCCTCCGCCGTCGAGATAGTATTGTCCTTCTCGCTCAGGACGTGA
- a CDS encoding coproporphyrinogen III oxidase family protein translates to MVRLPQYEDSAVPAKPTEVGSYFVANYPPFSVWQPEQVSEAISALNTPSEPDRPLGLYLHIPFCRKRCKFCYFRVYIDKNADEVDAYTDALGREIGLYAERAGLADRQFEFVYFGGGTPSFLSNEQLRRLIEKIRRHWNWDAAREVTFECEPGTLKESKLAVIREIGVTRLSLGVEHFDDEVLETNGRAHKSPEIFRAYDWARNTGFAQINIDLIAGMVGDTDAKWTATVEKAVALDPDSVTIYQMELPFNAVFSREALTAGGSTPVADWETKRRWVDEAFRRFEAAGYEVSSAYTLVKKSRHAGFIYRDSLWHGADMVGTGVASFSHFGGVHYQNADQWADYIGAIDRGELPISRALRVTDESLMIRELILQLKTGQVDSAYFLSKFGVKIMDRFREAIAGLRRDGFLHEANGELRLNRQGILRVDALLPRFFEDAYRDIRYT, encoded by the coding sequence ATGGTCCGACTGCCGCAATATGAAGACTCCGCCGTGCCTGCGAAGCCCACGGAGGTGGGGAGCTATTTCGTGGCGAATTATCCTCCGTTTTCGGTGTGGCAGCCGGAGCAGGTATCCGAGGCGATTTCGGCCCTGAACACGCCGAGCGAGCCGGACAGGCCGCTTGGACTGTACCTGCACATTCCGTTTTGCCGGAAGCGGTGCAAGTTCTGTTATTTTCGCGTGTATATCGACAAGAACGCCGACGAGGTGGACGCCTATACCGATGCCCTGGGGCGGGAGATCGGGCTCTATGCCGAACGGGCGGGTCTGGCGGACCGGCAGTTTGAGTTCGTCTATTTCGGCGGTGGGACGCCGTCTTTCCTTTCCAACGAGCAGCTTCGCCGGCTCATCGAGAAGATTCGGCGGCACTGGAACTGGGACGCGGCGCGGGAAGTCACCTTTGAATGCGAGCCGGGCACGCTCAAGGAGAGCAAGCTGGCGGTGATCCGCGAGATCGGGGTCACGCGGCTGTCACTGGGCGTGGAGCACTTTGACGACGAGGTGCTGGAGACCAACGGCCGAGCCCATAAGTCTCCGGAGATTTTCAGGGCCTACGACTGGGCGCGGAACACGGGCTTCGCCCAGATCAACATCGACCTGATCGCCGGGATGGTGGGAGACACCGACGCCAAGTGGACAGCCACTGTTGAGAAGGCGGTGGCCCTCGATCCGGACAGCGTGACGATTTACCAGATGGAGCTTCCGTTCAATGCGGTCTTTTCGCGTGAGGCGCTGACGGCCGGCGGCTCCACGCCGGTCGCGGACTGGGAGACGAAGCGTCGCTGGGTGGATGAGGCCTTCCGCCGATTTGAGGCAGCGGGCTACGAGGTATCCAGCGCTTACACGCTGGTGAAGAAGTCGCGGCATGCGGGATTCATCTATCGAGATTCGCTGTGGCACGGCGCGGACATGGTCGGCACCGGCGTTGCCTCGTTTTCGCATTTCGGCGGGGTTCATTACCAGAATGCCGATCAGTGGGCCGACTACATCGGGGCGATCGACCGCGGTGAGCTGCCGATTTCGCGGGCGCTGCGTGTGACGGACGAATCGCTGATGATTCGGGAGCTGATCCTGCAACTGAAGACCGGCCAGGTCGATTCGGCATATTTTTTGAGCAAGTTCGGCGTTAAGATCATGGACCGATTCCGCGAAGCGATCGCCGGGCTTCGCCGGGACGGCTTTCTACATGAGGCCAACGGCGAACTTCGCCTCAATCGTCAGGGCATTCTCCGCGTCGATGCCCTGTTGCCCAGATTTTTTGAAGACGCCTATCGGGATATTCGCTACACATGA
- a CDS encoding tryptophan 7-halogenase: protein MDSGSLSNHYDVIIIGGGPSGTTVATILAGHGRRVLVLERGKFPRHHIGESLIPYTYWTLKRIGMLEKMKASDFTIKESVQFVSPSGKDSSPFFFSDWDADEWTRTWQVDRARFDQMMLDNAREHGAQVVEQASVREVLFEGDRAVGVSVVIGGQSREIRAAVVVDASGQSSIIARKLKLRYGDEKLKNAVIYSYYKNALRDEGRNAGATLVIALPESGGWFWFIPLAGGITSVGVVAPPNYLYSGRGDDPAAILDEEIAKCTGLARRMEHAERTAQIYTTSDFSYRSKRCAGDGWVLVGDAFGFLDPLYSSGVMLALKSGELAADAVHEALTAGDTSAARLGRFGGHVAEGMQRIRMLVYAYYDPKFRMGAFVREFPQFKEHITRILIGDVFNDEVAEVFSAMKGRIDLPEAIRVEEGAAAG from the coding sequence ATGGATTCGGGAAGCCTGAGCAACCATTACGACGTTATCATCATCGGCGGCGGCCCATCCGGGACGACGGTCGCCACGATCCTCGCGGGCCACGGCCGTCGTGTGCTCGTGCTGGAGCGCGGCAAATTTCCGCGCCATCACATCGGCGAATCGCTGATTCCCTACACCTACTGGACCCTCAAGCGCATCGGCATGCTCGAAAAGATGAAGGCCTCGGACTTCACGATCAAGGAGAGCGTGCAGTTCGTCAGCCCGAGCGGGAAGGACTCGTCGCCCTTCTTCTTTTCCGACTGGGACGCCGACGAGTGGACGCGCACCTGGCAGGTGGATCGGGCCCGATTCGATCAGATGATGCTCGATAATGCCCGGGAGCATGGGGCGCAGGTTGTCGAACAGGCGAGTGTCCGCGAGGTGCTCTTCGAGGGCGATCGTGCGGTGGGGGTGAGCGTCGTCATCGGGGGGCAGAGTCGTGAGATTCGGGCGGCGGTTGTGGTCGATGCCTCGGGACAGTCGAGCATCATCGCTCGCAAGCTGAAGCTGCGCTACGGCGATGAGAAGCTCAAGAACGCCGTCATCTATTCGTATTACAAGAATGCGCTGCGCGATGAAGGTCGAAACGCCGGCGCGACGCTGGTGATCGCCCTGCCGGAGTCGGGCGGCTGGTTCTGGTTTATTCCGCTGGCCGGCGGCATCACCAGTGTCGGCGTGGTTGCACCGCCGAACTATCTGTATAGCGGTCGCGGGGACGATCCGGCCGCCATCCTCGACGAGGAAATCGCCAAATGCACGGGCCTGGCGCGGCGCATGGAGCATGCCGAGCGGACGGCACAGATTTATACGACGTCGGATTTTTCCTACCGCTCAAAGCGCTGCGCCGGAGACGGCTGGGTGCTGGTGGGCGACGCCTTCGGATTTCTGGATCCGCTTTATTCTTCCGGCGTGATGCTGGCCCTCAAGAGCGGCGAACTGGCGGCGGACGCGGTGCATGAGGCCCTGACGGCCGGCGATACTTCCGCGGCGCGGCTTGGCAGGTTCGGCGGGCATGTCGCCGAAGGGATGCAGCGCATCCGCATGCTGGTCTATGCCTATTACGATCCCAAATTCCGCATGGGGGCGTTCGTACGGGAGTTTCCGCAGTTCAAGGAGCACATCACGCGCATCCTCATCGGTGACGTATTCAACGATGAGGTGGCCGAAGTCTTCAGCGCGATGAAGGGGCGCATCGACCTTCCCGAGGCGATCCGGGTGGAAGAGGGCGCAGCAGCCGGATGA